A stretch of DNA from Methylosinus sp. LW4:
GAAGGGGAAGACTTCCGTATTGTCGCCGCAGTCGACGCAGAGCGCGCGCGCCGAGAGGCCATAGCGCTGGCCGCGGCCGAGAAAGCGGAAATAGCTGGCGCCGAGGAAGGAGATCACCTCGTCGTGCACATGCGGATCATTGAGCGGGAAATGCAGGCGGAAGCCGGCGAAGCCTATGTTGATCGGCAGCGTCCGCTCGAATTTGTTGCGGCCGTAGTCGAACAGCGCCGCCGAATAGGGAATGGGCGTCGGTATGCCGTCCCTTATCGTGTTCACCGTCACCGGGCGCTTGTAGAGAAAGCCCAGATGGAAGGTGTGCAGACGGAAAGAGCCAGGAATATTCGAGAACAGCGCCTTTTCCGGCCGGAAGCGCAGATCGCGGAAAGAATCGAAGTCGAGCTTCGCCAATTCGTCCGGCAGCTGCGGCGGCGCCGCCTCGAAAGGCGCGCCGGCGAGGTCGCGAGCGCGACGCGCCACATCCTCGAGGCCGAAGCGCGGCTGCGTTCCGTTCTGCACGGATTGCGCGACGGCGCGCCCGAGCGGCGCGGCCTGAGCGCCCGCCGCGACCATCGCGCCGAGAAGCCGGCGGCGTGTGATGTCGATCATTTCAGTCGGTTTCCGAGAAAATTGAGCGACGGGCGGAAGCCCGTCTTCTGGTCGCAGACGAATCGGGGTCGCAGACGAATCGGGCGTTCTTGGGGACGCCGCCCCGCCTGCGAGCGCGGCGCGCGTCGCCCGGCCCCGTCCGAGCTTCTGCCTATCCGGCTTTGCGCCCGCCCGCAAGACGGTGGAGCTATCACCCCGGGCGGGGCGCAAAATGGGCGAAAGGGCGACAAATTTCGCCGAGGCGCGAAAAAGCCCTTGCAGAGCGGGCGAAAGCGCGTATTTACGTTCTCGCCCACTTTCGCACGTGCCTGTGGTCGTGTGTCGGTCGATGGGGATCCGGACAAGAGGCCGGTCAACCATCGGAATAAAACCGGCAGCCGGAGGCGAAACCGGCGAACCTCGCCTGAGCGAGGGATCGCGACTTAAAGCAACGACGGACCGGGCTTTTTCGTCTCTGTCGACCCTCCAAAGGTCGGCGTACCGAAGAGGCTTGTCTTTCTTGCCGGGCGTGCGGAAAGGGAAAAATCCCCTTCCAAGCGATGGCTATTCGAATCGGATTCGATGTCCGTCTGGACATTCGCGTCCGTGTCTCGTCTAGCCGACGGCGCATCACCCGACCGTCCTGCGCTTCGCCGCGAGCGAGGCCTTGGCGGTCATGGAACGCAGTCGTCTCGATGTTCAGCGCGCCTCCACAGCGTGCTGCGCAAACGACGTCGTGCATCCGATCGAAGCCCTTGGCCACTCCGCGGCGCTATATGCCGCGACTTCGTTGGGGATGCCGCAAATGACGGATCGTATTCGCGAATTTTTGGAGGCCCGTCGTCGCGCCGGACGCGATGTCGGCCCCTGCCTCGTCGTCGACCTCGAGGTCGTGCGCGACAATTACACGAGCTTCGCCAAGGCGCTGCCGGACACGCGCGTGTTCTACGCGGTGAAGGCCAATCCGGCGCCGGAAGTGCTCTCGCTGCTCGCCTCGCTCGGCTCCTGCTTCGACACGGCCTCCGTCGTCGAGATCGAGCAGGCCATGGCCGCCGGCGCGACGCCGGAGCGCATCAGCTTCGGCAACACGATCAAGAAGGAGCGTGACATCGCCCGCGCCTATGCGCTGGGCGTGCGCCTCTTCGCCGTGGATTGCGAGGCGGAGGTCGAGAAGATCGCCCGCGCCGCCCCTGGCTCCAAGGTTTTCTGCCGCATTCTCTGCGACGGAACCGGCGCCGAATGGCCGCTGTCGCGCAAATTCGGCTGCGCGCCGGATATGGCGCCGCGCGTCCTCGAGCACGCGCATCGCCTCGGCCTTGTCGCCTATGGCGTCTCCTTCCATGTCGGCTCGCAGCAGGGCAATCCGAACATGTGGGACGGCGCGCTGAGGTCGGCCTCGTCCATCTTCCGTGATCTGGCCGAGCGCGGCATTCAGCTGCAGATGGTCAATCTGGGCGGCGGATTTCCGACCCGCTACCTCAAGAATGTGCCGGCCGTTAAGGCCTATGGGCAGGCGATCTTCCGGGCGTTGTCGAAGCATTTCGGCAATCGCATTCCCGAGACGATCATCGAGCCGGGCCGCGGCATGGTCGGCAACGCGGGCGTGATCGAGGCCGAGGTCGTGCTGGTGTCGAAGAAGTCGCGCGAGGACGAGGTTCGCTGGGTCTATCTCGACATCGGCAAGTTCAACGGCCTCGCCGAGACGACCGACGAGATGATCCGCTATCCGATCCGCACCGAGGCGGACGGCTCCGCGACCGCGCCTTGCGTCATCGCCGGGCCGAGCTGCGATTCGGTGGACGTGCTGTATGAGAAGGAGCCTTATCTCCTGCCCATCAGCCTGGAGATCGGCTCGAAAGTGCTGATCGAGGGAACCGGCGCCTATACGACGACCTATTCGTCGGTCGGCTTCAACGGCTTCCCGCCGCTCGAATCCTTCGTGATCTGACGCCTCGGCCGCGCGCCTTTGGGCCCGCGGCCTCCCGCCAAAATCTCTGTCCCGTTCGGCGGGCGCGCTGTGATGCGCGCCAGGCGCGAGGGTCGTCCGTCCTCGAAGGGAGGAACCGATGGCCTTTGAACTCTCTCGGCATGAGACCGGATCGCTCGGCTTTCCGGGCGTCGGCATGGTCGCGGAAGAGAGCCGCTCGGCTCGCCGCCCGGTTTGCGTGATCTCAGAGGAAGCCGCGGAAGACATTGCCGCACGCGAGGCGCTGCTCGACGCGGCCTTCGGCCCGGCGCGCTTTCTGAAGACTTGCGAGCGGCTGCGCGAAGGCCGCAAGCCGGCGCGCGGTCTCGCGCTGGTCTGCAAGGATGAGGATTGCCTCGTCGCCACAATGCGCATGTGGGCGATCTTCGCCGGTCCGGGACGTCCGGCGCTGCTGCTCGGCCCGCTCGCAGTGGCGCGCGACTATCGCTCTCTCGGCCTCGGCGCCGCCATGATCGAGGCGGGCCTTTCGCGTGCGGCGGTCCGCAATCATCGCGCGGTTCTGCTCGTCGGCGACGCGCCGTATTATACGCGCTTCGGTTTCGAGACCCGCTTCACCGACGGGCTCACAATGCCAGGTCCCGTCGAGCGCGAGCGCTTTCTCGGCCTCGAGCTGACGCAAGGCGCTCTGACGGGGGCGTCGGGCCGTGTTTCCGCCGCCGGCCTGACCGTCCGGGCGGTCGCCCCGGCCATGACGATCGGCGAGCTGGCGCGCGCAGCGTGACGTCGGGGACCGCGAGTCGGAAAGGGCGAGCCTTTCGTGCCGCCCGCCTCTGAGCCGACCGTCGCCCGCCCATTCGTGAAAAGCAAAACGCCCGAAGTCTCGCGACTTCGGGCGCTTTGCTTTGGTCTCTCTGAGGAAGCGGCGCGCGGCCGCCTCCCAGAAGAGCGCGGCGATCAGTGCGCCAGCGACTTCACATCCGCAATGCCGGCGGAGACGAAATCGGTTCCGGCCACGCCCTTGCGCAGCACGGCCTCGGCGACCTTCACCGCGGCGTCGGCGGCGCTGGCGCGCACCTCGGCGGCGGCCTGAGCCTCGGCCTGGGCGATCTTGTCCTCCACCTGCTTGGTGCGGCGGGTGATATAGTCCTCGAGGCGCTGGCGCGCTTCGGTCGCCAGCAGCTCGGCCTCGCTCTTGGCCTGAGCGACGATCGCCTTGGCCTCTTCCTCGGCCTCCTCGCGCTTCTTCTCGAAGGAGGCGAACAGGCTCTCGGCCTCGCTGCGCAGGCGCTCGGCCTCGGCGAGCTCGCTCTTGATTCGGATCACGCGCGCGTCGAGCGCGCCCGCGAGCTTCTTATGCGCGCCCACATAGAGCAGCACGCAGACGAAAATGCCGAAGCCGATGGCGACGAAAACTTCCGCGTCGAAATGCATGGCTCGACCTCTCAGCTCGCCTTGATGTTACGATATTCGCCCTGCAGCGTCTCCGCGGCGAAACGGGCGCCCGTCAGCTTCTCGAGGATCGCTCCGGCGGCGTCGGTGGCGATCGCCTCGACATTGGCCAGCGCCTCGGATTTGGCGGCGAGAATCTGCGCTTCGGCGGCGGCGACCTTCTCGGCGAAGGCGGCTTCCTCGCTCGCGCGGCGCGTGGCTGTGTCGGCGGCCGCCTGCTGCTGGGCGGCGCGGCCGATGTCCTGCGCCTGCGCCTTGGTGACGCGCAATTTCTCGTCATGCGCGGCGGCGGCTTCCTGCGCCTTCGCCTGAAGCTCGCGCGAGGCGAAGAGATCGCTCTCGATGCGGCTCTCGCGATCGTGCAGGATAGAGCCGATGCGCGGCAATGCGATGCGCGACATGAGAAGATAGAGAAGCCCGAAGGTCAGCGCCAGCCAGACGAGCTGCGGAACGAAATTCTCCGTCTGGAACGGCGGAAACTCGCCTCCGCCGTGATGCTCGACGCTCGTTTGCGTCGCGCTCGGCTCATGGGCTCCATGCGGCGCCGCCTCTTCGGCGGCGAGAACGATATTCGCCATGACGGCTTCCAGCCTCTTGTCTGCGTGGGAGACGACAAAGGCTCGGGACGCGTCCCGAGCCTTCGTTCATTAAGGCCTTCAGGCCTTGAGATAGAGCAGGATCGCGATCAGGAACGCGAAGATGCCGAGACCTTCGGCCAGCGCCGCGCCGATGATGGCGTTGGTGAACTGGGCGGCCGCGGCCGACGGATTGCGCAGAGCGCCGTTGAGATAGTTGCCGAAGATGATCGCGACGCCGATAGCGGCGGCGCCCGTTCCGATGGCGGCGAGACCAGCGCCGATCGGACCGTAGACGGAAACATCAGCCATTGTTAGCTCCTGCTCTTTTTTAGACGGGCGACCATTTATTGTTCGAATATTTATCAGTGGCCCGGGTGGATCGCGTCATTGAGATAGACGCAGGTGAGGACGGTGAAGACGAAAGCCTGGAGGCAGTTGACCAGCAGCTCCAGAGCGTAGAGCACGACGACGCCGAGGACCGGGACCGGCGCGAGCGCCGCCCAGGAGCCGGCGCCCAGCAGCATCACCGCGAGACCGCCGAACACTGCGAGCGTGATATGGCCCGCGAGAATATTGGCGAAGAGACGAACGGAGAGCGACACCGGCCGCGACAGGAAGGAGATGATCTCGATCGGGATCAGAATGACCAGCACCGGCGCGGGAACGCCATGCGGCACGAACAGCCGCAGAAAGCCGAAGCCGTGGCGATAGAGCCCGTAGAGGATCACCAGAAGGAGAACGAAAGCCGCGAAGGCGAAGGTGAGGACGATCTGGCTCGACAGCGAATAGGTGTAGGGGACGAGGCCGATCAGATTCGACATCAGGATGAAGGTGAACAGCGTGAACACGAAGGGGAAGAAGCGCATCCCTTCCTTGCCCGCCGTGGAGCGCACCGTATTGGCGACGAATTCGTAGAGAACCTCGGCGAGCGCCTGTCCGCGGCCCGGCACCAGCGCGCGCTTGGACGTCGCGAATATGGTGAGGATGATGGCCGCCGAGGCGGCGAGCAGCATATAGAGCGAGGCGTTGGTGAAGGAGACGTCGACGCCATTGATGAAGTAAGGCGCAATACGCTGGAGCTCGAACTGCTCGGTAGGATTCATCGCTCGATCCGGACGACGCCCGGCCCTTCATCTCCGCGGCGCCGAGGGAGTCGGGCCGCCTGTTTCATCCCCCGCCTCGCGCGTCTTTCGGCGCGACGAAGCGAAACACATTGTAGAAGCCCGCAGCGACGCCGAGCCCCAGAAACAGGATCAGCAGCCACGGCCCGGTGCCGAACCAGCGATCCGCCTGCCATCCGATCAGCGTCGCGACGAGAATCGCCGCGACGAATTCGGACAGCACGGTGAAACCCGCGCTCAGCGCCTTTCCGAACGACCCGCCGACCGGCAATCCGCCGCCAGTCTCGGCGCGTCGCTCCTCCTCCTTGCTGCCGAGCTCGGCCTGGAGCCTCTCCAGTCTCGCGCGCAGCTCGCGGTCGCTCACATTCTTGTCCGTGGTCATCGGCTCTCCTCCTCGCGCAAAAGCTTCAGAGCACGCGCGAGCAGCATAGATGATCGCCGAAGAAACGCCCGGACAGGGGCGACGGAAGGGATTTCGACGCGACGCGAAATCGGCCGGGCGGCCAAGTCGTTCGAGCCGCGCGCAACATATGGGCAGCGCCATTTCGTGTCAAGCCGCAGCCGCCGCCGCGAATCGCCCGGAAAACCAGGGTTTTTCCGCGATTGTCCATTTCTTGCGCAGACTCCTTTTCGCGGTTGCGAGATGGTTCGCGGCCGCAATGCGACGCCGCATCCCCTCGCCTCGCCCGTCCGCCCCTCGGAGGAGCGCGCGGGGAGCCATCGGGGACGATCATGAAGGGGCGAGGCCGTCCGCGCTCTTTCGCGGCGGGGCGAGGAATGGCATGGTCCGTCCCGAGCGCGCGCAAATGCATCGATTTCATCGCGCGATCGAAAATTTTCAGTGGCGTCGAAGGCGCTGTTCTGGCGTCATCTTCCGAACGATCCTCGCGCGCGCGACGATGCGGATGGCGGACCAATGACCGAGCTGCGGAACTTCGATCTCAATCTTCTCGTCGCCTTCAATTTTTTGATGGAGGAGCGCAATGTGTCGCGCGCGGCGCAGAAGATGTTCATCACCCAATCGGCGATGAGCCATGTGCTGCAGCGCTTGCGGCAGCAGCTCGACGATCCGGTGCTGGTGAAGACGCCGCAGGGCATGAGGCCGACGCAGCGCGCGCTCGCCCTCGTCGAGCCCGTCGCCTCCATCTTGAACGAGGTCGAGCTGGTGATCCGCGGCTCGAAGGAATTTTCGCCGGCGACGACGCAGCGGCGCTTCACCATCGCCACCAATGATTATGTCGAGTTCTGCCTGCTGCCGCCGCTGATGAAATCGGTGAGCCGGCAGGCGCCCAATGTGGAGATCCATCTGGTGCAGACCTCCGGCTCGCTGCGCGAGGCGGCGGACGCCGGCGACGTCGATCTCGTGATCGGCTTCGACGTGATCCTGGATTCGACGCCCTATGTGCGGCGCGAGCGGCTCTACACGGATCGCATCGTCGCGCTGGTGCGGCGCGACCACCCCGATTTTCCGACCGATGAGCCGACGCTCGAGCAATTCGTCGCGGCGCGGCACATGCTGATGTCGCGACGCGAGGCGGGCACCGGAATCATCGACGATTGGCTGGAGCGCCGCGGCCTCGCGCGCAAGGTGTCGCTCGTCGTGCCGAATTTTCTCTCGGCGCCCTGGATCGTGGCGAGCAGCGATCTCGTCTTCTCATTGCCGCTGCGCATCGCCGAACATTTCGTGCGTCTCGCGCCGCTGCGAATATTGGAGATACCGATCGAGTTCCCGACCTATGATCTCTTGATGGTCTGGCACTCGCTGCAAGACCGCGAGCCGGCGCACGCCTGGCTGCGGCGCGAGATCGTGGAGATTTGCCGCGGCGTGGTGGAGGCGCCGGCGGAGGAAGCGCCGGGGGCGCGCGCGAAGGGGCGAGAGCCGGTGTGAAGAATGCGCTAGCCGCTCATCATCGGGTTACACGGCCATCATTGCGAGCGAAGCGAAGCAATCCAGAGCCGTGGGGCGGTTCTGGATTGCTTCGTCGCTCCGCTCCTCGCAATGACGACCATGCGGAATGCGTGGCATTCACGCGGAAACCGTAGCACGCCTTCGCAAAAGCCCTCTCCCGCGATAGCGGGGGAGGGCCGGGGAGGGGGCCTCAGCGCGAGAATTTCTTATATTTCAGCCGATGCGGAATCACGCTGTCGATGCCGAGGCGACGCTTCTTGTCCTCCTCGTAATCGGCGAAATTGCCCTCGAACCATTCCACATGGGAATCGCCCTCGAAGGCGAGCATATGGGTGGCGATGCGGTCGAGGAAGAAGCGGTCATGCGAGATGATGACCGCGCAGCCGGCGTAATCCACCAGCGCTTCCTCCAGCGCGCGCAGCGTGTCGACGTCGAGATCGTTGGTCGGCTCGTCGAGCAGCAGAACATTGGCGCCCTGCTTCAAAATCTTGGCGAGATGCACGCGGTTGCGCTCGCCGCCCGAGAGCATGCCGACCTTCTTCTGCTGGTCGGTTCCCTTGAAGTTGAAGGCGCCGCAATAGGCGCGGGAATTGATCTCGCGCTTGCCGAGATAGATGATGTCATTGCCGCCGGAAATCTCTTCCCACACGGTCTTCTTGTCGTCGAGCGCGTCGCGCGACTGGTCCACATAGCCGAGCTGCACGCTCTCGCCGACGGTGACGGAGCCATTGTCCGGCTTCTCCTGGCCGGTGATCATGCGGAACAGCGTCGTCTTGCCGGCGCCGTTGGGGCCGATCACGCCGACGATGCCGCCGGGCGGCAGCTTGAAGGTCAGATCGTCGATGAGCAGGCGATCGCCGAAAGCCTTCGACACATGCTCGACATCGATGACATTGGCGCCGAGACGCTCGGCCACCGGAATGACGATCTGCGCGGTCGTCGGCGCCTTCTCGTTCTGCTTGGCGACCAATTCCTCATAGCGCTGGATACGCGCCTTGGACTTGGCCTGGCGCGCCTTGGGGGAGGCGGAGATCCACTCGCTCTCGGCCTCGAGGGCGCGCTGGCGGGCCTTGTCCTCGCTGTTCTCCTGCGCGAGGCGCTTCTGCTTCTGCTTCAGCCAGCTGGTGTAATTGCCCTCATAGGGAATGCCGCGGCCGCGATCGAGCTCGAGAATCCACCCCGTCACATTGTCGAGGAAGTAGCGGTCGTGGGTGACGATGAGGATCGCGCCCGGATAATTGCGCAAATGGCCCTCGAGCCAATTCACCGTCTCGGCGTCGAGATGGTTCGTCGGCTCGTCGAGCAGCAGCATTTCCGGCTGCTCGAGCAGCAGGCGGCAGAGCGCCACGCGGCGCCGCTCGCCGCCGGAGAGCTTTGTGACGTCGGCGTCGTCGGAGGGGCAGCCGAGCGCCTCCATCGCCTGATCCACCTGGCTGTCGAGATCCCACAGGCCCTTGGCCTCGATCTCGTCCTGCAGGCGGGTCATCTCGTCGGCGGTCTCGTCCGAGTAATTCACGGCGAGATCATTGTAGCGGTCGAGAATCGCCTTTTTGTCGGCGACGCCGAGCATGATATTGCCGCGCACGTCGAGCTCTGGATCGAGCTGCGGCTCCTGCGGCAGATAGCCGACGCGCGCGCCCTCGGCGACGAAGCCCTCGCCCGTATATTCCTTGTCCATGCCGCCCATGATGCGCAGCAGGGTCGATTTGCCGGCGCCGTTGACGCCGAGCACGCCGATCTTCGCGTCCGGGTAGAAGGACAGATGGACATTGTCGAGGACCTTCTTGCCGCCCGGATAGGTCTTGGTGAGACCTTGCATGTGATAGATGAATTGCCGCGCCATGGGTGATCGGTCCCGCTAGAGAAAGAAACTCGGCGCGATGTTTAGCGCCTTTTGGGCGGAAGTGAAAACCGGCTTTTTGCGTCGGCGCCGGCGCGGTCGCGCAAGGCCCGTACGGCGCCGGAAGTTGACAGCGGCGGGGCTTTTCCGCAGAGATCGCCGGTCTCCAACGAGAGCGGGCTCATGCGCGTCTTCGTGACCGGCACGGCCGGATTCATCGGCTTCCATCTCGCACAGCGCCTGCTCGAGCTCGGCCACAGGGTCGACGGCTTCGACGGGCTGACGCCTTATTACGATGTGACGCTGAAAGAGTCGCGCCACGCCCGGCTCGCAAGCTTCGAAGGCTTTCGCCCCCATATCGCCATGCTCGAGGATATGGAGGCGCTGACCCGCGCCGTCACCGCGGCGGAGCCGGAGGTCATCGTCCATCTCGCGGCGCAGGCGGGCGTTCGCTACAGCCTCGAGAATCCGCGCGCCTATGTCGACGCCAATCTCGTCGGCGGCTTCAATATTCTCGAGCTGGCGCGGACGCAGGGCGTTCGCCATCTGCTGATGGCCTCCACCAGCTCCGTCTATGGCGGCAATCAGGACGTGCCTTTTTTGGAGAGCGAGCGCGCCGATTTTCCGCTCACCCTCTACGCCGCCACGAAAAAGGCCAATGAGGCCATGGCGCATTCCTATGCGCATCTCTGGGCCATTCCGACAACCATGTTCCGCTTCTTCACCGTCTACGGCCCCTGGGGCCGGCCGGACATGGCGCTGTTCAAATTCGTCGACGCCATAGAGAAGGGCCGGCCGATCGACATCTACAATCACGGCGAGATGCAACGCGACTTCACCTATGTCGGCGATCTCGTCGAGGCGATCACGCGGCTCGTCGACCGCGCGCCGCAGATCGGCGCGGACGCCTCGGTCTCGCCGGTCGCCCCGTTCCGCATCGTCAATATCGGGCGCGGCGAGCCGGTGGGCCTGCTGGATTTCATCGAGGCGATCGAGCGAAAATTGGGCAAGACGGCGATCCGCAACTATCTCGAGATGCAGAAGGGCGACGCCCCCCGCACTTTCGCCGATTGCTCGCTGCTCGAGCGGCTGACCGGCTATCGCCCGCAGACCTCGGTGGAGGAAGGCGTCTCGGCCTTCGTCGACTGGTATCGCGCCTATTATGACGGCCGCCGAGGCCCGGCCGTGAGCAATCCTTAACCATCTGTCTGAGACAAGACCGTAACCGCCGCGCGGGGGCGATTCGCGCCCTCCGGCGCGGCCTTGGGCCTCGTTTCGGAGAGCTTTCATGGCCTTGGCTTGCACTTCAGGTCTCGACACCGGCTTCGTCGAGCTCGGCTATGCGAAAGTGGCGGCGCTCGGCGTCGTGCAGGGCGTAACCGAGCTTCTCCCCATTTCCTCCACGGCGCATATGCGCATCGTGCCGGCGCTGCTCGGCTGGAAGGACCCGGGCTCGGCCTTCTCGGCCGCCATGCAGCTCGCCGCTCTGGCAGCCGTGGTCAGCTATTTCTGGAAGGATATTCGCGGGATCGCCTTCGGCTCGGTCCAGGCGGCGCTGCGGCGCGATTTCAGCGATTGGAACTTCCGCTTCCTCATCTGGATCATTCTCGCGACCATCCCCATCGGCCTCGCCGGCATCGCGCTCTCGGGCGTGCTGAACGCCTGCGGCTCGCCGCTGCGCTCGCTGCCGGTCATCGGCATCTCCTGCATCGTCATGGCGGCGCTGCTCGCCATCGCCGAGCTCTATTGCAACCACTCCCGCACGCTGGACCATGTGAGCCTGAAGGATGCGCTGGTCGTCGGCTTCGCCCAGGTGGGCGCGCTGGTGCCGGGCGTCTCGCGCTCCGGCTCCACCTTGACCGCGGCGCTGTTCCTGGACCTCAAGCGCGAGCAGGCGGCGCAATTCTCCTTCCTGCTCGGGCTGCCCGCCATCACCCTCGCCGGCCTCAAGGAGCTCTATGAGCTGCACAAGGCGCATCTCGACGGCCACGGCTGGTCGGTGCTGGCGGTCGGCCTGGTCGTCGCCTCCATTTCGGCCTTCGCGGCCATATGGGGGCTGATGCGCTTTCTGGAGCGCTTCTCCACCTGGCCCTTCGTCGCCTACCGGGCCTTTATCGGCGTGGTCCTGCTCGCCGGCGCCGCCACCGGCCTATTGTCTTGAGCCACAAGGGAGGCGGCGCCGATTCGGTCGTTTCGACGCCGCGATCTTTTATTTTTGTTCGCTTTGTCGGCGTCCGGCTCTTGCCGAAACAGGCCCTCGGGACCTAACATCGGAGCCATGGTCGAGACCGCCACCCTCATTCGCCATGCTGGACCCGGCGACGCCGAGGCGATCACGCATGTGCACGACTCCTCCTGGCGAGACGCCTATCGCGGCGTCATTCCGGGCGGGGAGCTCGAGCGCATGATCGCCCGCCGCGGGCCGCAATGGTGGGCGCGGGCGATCGTGCGGGGCAGCGGCATTCTGGTGCTGGAGTTCGACCAGGACGTCGTCGGCTATGTCACCTACGGCCGCAATCGCGTGCCCTCCATGCCTTACTCGGGCGAGATCTTCGAGATCTATCTGCTGCCCGAATATCAGGGCCTCGGCTTCGGCCGACGCCTGTTCAACGCCGCGCGGCAGGAGCTCGCCGCGCATGGCTATCTCTCCACCATCGTCTGGGCCTTGGCCGATAATGACAAGGCTCTGGCCTTTTATCGGCGGCTCGGCGGCCTCACCGTTCGCCGCGCGGAAGAGCGCTTCGGCGACGACATGCTGGCGCGCGTCGCCTTCGGATTCGTCTCCGCGCCCGTCCGCTGACTTTTCCCACCGTCAGGAGTTACTAGATGCGTCTCGACGCCATTGAAATCGGCGCGAATCCCCCATTCGAGGTCAATGTCGTGATCGAAGTGCCGCTGGGCGGCGAGCCGATCAAATATGAGCTCGACAAAGCCTCTGGAACGCTCGTCGTCGATCGTTTCCTCTACACGTCGATGCGCTATCCCGGCAATTACGGCTTCATCCCGCACACTCTGTCGGAAGACGGCGACCCCTGCGACGTGCTGGTCGCCAACACGCGCCCCATCGCGCCCGGCGCGCTGATCGCCGTGCGCCCCATCGGCGTGCTCTACATGCGCGACGAGGCCGGCGGCGACGAGAAGATCATCGCCGTGCCCGCGCCCAAGCTCACCAAGCGCTACGACAAGGTGCAGAACTACACCGACCTGCCGGAGATCACGACGCGGCAGATCGAGCATTTCTTCGCCCATTACAAGGACCTCGAGCCCGGCAAATGGGTCGAGGCGGCCGGCTGGGGCGACGCCGCGGCGGCGCATAAGATCATCAATGA
This window harbors:
- a CDS encoding F0F1 ATP synthase subunit C; the encoded protein is MADVSVYGPIGAGLAAIGTGAAAIGVAIIFGNYLNGALRNPSAAAAQFTNAIIGAALAEGLGIFAFLIAILLYLKA
- a CDS encoding NAD-dependent epimerase/dehydratase family protein; its protein translation is MRVFVTGTAGFIGFHLAQRLLELGHRVDGFDGLTPYYDVTLKESRHARLASFEGFRPHIAMLEDMEALTRAVTAAEPEVIVHLAAQAGVRYSLENPRAYVDANLVGGFNILELARTQGVRHLLMASTSSVYGGNQDVPFLESERADFPLTLYAATKKANEAMAHSYAHLWAIPTTMFRFFTVYGPWGRPDMALFKFVDAIEKGRPIDIYNHGEMQRDFTYVGDLVEAITRLVDRAPQIGADASVSPVAPFRIVNIGRGEPVGLLDFIEAIERKLGKTAIRNYLEMQKGDAPRTFADCSLLERLTGYRPQTSVEEGVSAFVDWYRAYYDGRRGPAVSNP
- a CDS encoding type III PLP-dependent enzyme, which produces MTDRIREFLEARRRAGRDVGPCLVVDLEVVRDNYTSFAKALPDTRVFYAVKANPAPEVLSLLASLGSCFDTASVVEIEQAMAAGATPERISFGNTIKKERDIARAYALGVRLFAVDCEAEVEKIARAAPGSKVFCRILCDGTGAEWPLSRKFGCAPDMAPRVLEHAHRLGLVAYGVSFHVGSQQGNPNMWDGALRSASSIFRDLAERGIQLQMVNLGGGFPTRYLKNVPAVKAYGQAIFRALSKHFGNRIPETIIEPGRGMVGNAGVIEAEVVLVSKKSREDEVRWVYLDIGKFNGLAETTDEMIRYPIRTEADGSATAPCVIAGPSCDSVDVLYEKEPYLLPISLEIGSKVLIEGTGAYTTTYSSVGFNGFPPLESFVI
- a CDS encoding LysR family transcriptional regulator: MTELRNFDLNLLVAFNFLMEERNVSRAAQKMFITQSAMSHVLQRLRQQLDDPVLVKTPQGMRPTQRALALVEPVASILNEVELVIRGSKEFSPATTQRRFTIATNDYVEFCLLPPLMKSVSRQAPNVEIHLVQTSGSLREAADAGDVDLVIGFDVILDSTPYVRRERLYTDRIVALVRRDHPDFPTDEPTLEQFVAARHMLMSRREAGTGIIDDWLERRGLARKVSLVVPNFLSAPWIVASSDLVFSLPLRIAEHFVRLAPLRILEIPIEFPTYDLLMVWHSLQDREPAHAWLRREIVEICRGVVEAPAEEAPGARAKGREPV
- a CDS encoding F0F1 ATP synthase subunit B family protein; the encoded protein is MHFDAEVFVAIGFGIFVCVLLYVGAHKKLAGALDARVIRIKSELAEAERLRSEAESLFASFEKKREEAEEEAKAIVAQAKSEAELLATEARQRLEDYITRRTKQVEDKIAQAEAQAAAEVRASAADAAVKVAEAVLRKGVAGTDFVSAGIADVKSLAH
- a CDS encoding AtpZ/AtpI family protein, translating into MTTDKNVSDRELRARLERLQAELGSKEEERRAETGGGLPVGGSFGKALSAGFTVLSEFVAAILVATLIGWQADRWFGTGPWLLILFLGLGVAAGFYNVFRFVAPKDARGGG
- the ettA gene encoding energy-dependent translational throttle protein EttA; translation: MARQFIYHMQGLTKTYPGGKKVLDNVHLSFYPDAKIGVLGVNGAGKSTLLRIMGGMDKEYTGEGFVAEGARVGYLPQEPQLDPELDVRGNIMLGVADKKAILDRYNDLAVNYSDETADEMTRLQDEIEAKGLWDLDSQVDQAMEALGCPSDDADVTKLSGGERRRVALCRLLLEQPEMLLLDEPTNHLDAETVNWLEGHLRNYPGAILIVTHDRYFLDNVTGWILELDRGRGIPYEGNYTSWLKQKQKRLAQENSEDKARQRALEAESEWISASPKARQAKSKARIQRYEELVAKQNEKAPTTAQIVIPVAERLGANVIDVEHVSKAFGDRLLIDDLTFKLPPGGIVGVIGPNGAGKTTLFRMITGQEKPDNGSVTVGESVQLGYVDQSRDALDDKKTVWEEISGGNDIIYLGKREINSRAYCGAFNFKGTDQQKKVGMLSGGERNRVHLAKILKQGANVLLLDEPTNDLDVDTLRALEEALVDYAGCAVIISHDRFFLDRIATHMLAFEGDSHVEWFEGNFADYEEDKKRRLGIDSVIPHRLKYKKFSR
- a CDS encoding GNAT family N-acetyltransferase produces the protein MAFELSRHETGSLGFPGVGMVAEESRSARRPVCVISEEAAEDIAAREALLDAAFGPARFLKTCERLREGRKPARGLALVCKDEDCLVATMRMWAIFAGPGRPALLLGPLAVARDYRSLGLGAAMIEAGLSRAAVRNHRAVLLVGDAPYYTRFGFETRFTDGLTMPGPVERERFLGLELTQGALTGASGRVSAAGLTVRAVAPAMTIGELARAA
- a CDS encoding F0F1 ATP synthase subunit A: MNPTEQFELQRIAPYFINGVDVSFTNASLYMLLAASAAIILTIFATSKRALVPGRGQALAEVLYEFVANTVRSTAGKEGMRFFPFVFTLFTFILMSNLIGLVPYTYSLSSQIVLTFAFAAFVLLLVILYGLYRHGFGFLRLFVPHGVPAPVLVILIPIEIISFLSRPVSLSVRLFANILAGHITLAVFGGLAVMLLGAGSWAALAPVPVLGVVVLYALELLVNCLQAFVFTVLTCVYLNDAIHPGH
- a CDS encoding F0F1 ATP synthase subunit B family protein, encoding MANIVLAAEEAAPHGAHEPSATQTSVEHHGGGEFPPFQTENFVPQLVWLALTFGLLYLLMSRIALPRIGSILHDRESRIESDLFASRELQAKAQEAAAAHDEKLRVTKAQAQDIGRAAQQQAAADTATRRASEEAAFAEKVAAAEAQILAAKSEALANVEAIATDAAGAILEKLTGARFAAETLQGEYRNIKAS